Proteins found in one Thalassomonas actiniarum genomic segment:
- a CDS encoding protein phosphatase CheZ — translation MTKLMSGHVSLEQAKLLVEYLDSGQQEKADELIAEIQNPINSELFAEIGKLTRQLHDSLMNFQLDSRLNDLATADIPDAKERLNYVITRTEEAANKTMDAVESIFPAIDSLQDKVKTVNPLWQKLMDNQLNLGEFKNLCLDIDTLLKITGTESDRIHSLMTDVLMAQDFQDLTGQVIRKVIDLVREVEDSLIGMLTAFGISSATGQAIAKPSVGDNLVEGPIVNTEERDDVVSDQDDVDDLLSSLGF, via the coding sequence ATGACAAAATTGATGAGTGGCCATGTTTCTCTGGAACAGGCTAAGTTACTGGTGGAGTATTTAGATAGCGGCCAGCAGGAAAAGGCTGATGAACTTATAGCGGAAATACAAAATCCTATTAATTCTGAGCTTTTTGCTGAAATTGGCAAGCTAACTCGTCAGTTGCATGACTCGTTGATGAATTTTCAACTTGACTCGCGTCTGAATGATTTAGCAACAGCGGATATTCCTGACGCGAAAGAACGCTTGAATTATGTCATTACCCGTACTGAAGAAGCAGCCAACAAGACCATGGATGCGGTTGAGTCTATCTTTCCTGCGATAGACTCTCTTCAGGATAAGGTGAAAACAGTCAATCCGCTTTGGCAAAAGTTGATGGACAATCAACTTAATTTGGGCGAATTTAAAAATCTTTGTCTGGATATAGATACATTATTGAAAATCACCGGGACGGAATCCGACCGTATCCACTCCCTGATGACCGATGTGCTGATGGCCCAGGACTTCCAGGATTTAACCGGCCAGGTTATTCGCAAAGTCATTGACTTGGTGAGGGAAGTAGAAGACAGCCTGATCGGCATGTTAACCGCGTTTGGTATTTCGTCAGCCACAGGGCAGGCGATTGCTAAACCGAGCGTCGGCGACAACCTGGTTGAAGGGCCGATCGTCAATACCGAAGAAAGAGATGATGTTGTCAGTGATCAGGATGACGTAGATGATCTTTTGTCTAGTCTAGGATTTTAA
- the fliP gene encoding flagellar type III secretion system pore protein FliP (The bacterial flagellar biogenesis protein FliP forms a type III secretion system (T3SS)-type pore required for flagellar assembly.), translating to MKQTNARATGAVKNIIPCLTLLLGLLLLFAGQAYAADDLGMSALKLTTNPDGSQEYSITLQILIFMTALGFIPAAVIMMTSFTRIVVVMAILRQAIGLQQTPSNQVVIGLTLFMTLFVMTPVYNKINEVAIQPYLAEQMTSIEAVDQAKVPLRAFMLEQTRLKDLDTLAQMAGVEAEQPTDLPMTVIIPAFVISELKTAFQIGFILFIPFLIIDLVVASILMAMGMMMLSPMIVSLPFKLMLFVLVDGWNLVIGTIATSYGMGAV from the coding sequence CCCTGTTGTTGGGCCTGCTGTTGCTGTTTGCCGGACAGGCTTATGCGGCAGATGATTTGGGCATGTCGGCATTAAAGCTGACCACCAACCCGGACGGCTCCCAGGAATATTCTATCACCCTGCAAATCCTGATCTTTATGACGGCGCTGGGTTTTATTCCCGCCGCGGTGATCATGATGACCTCTTTCACCCGGATTGTGGTGGTGATGGCGATTTTGCGACAGGCAATCGGCTTACAGCAAACCCCCTCCAACCAGGTAGTGATCGGCCTGACCCTGTTTATGACGCTGTTTGTGATGACCCCTGTCTATAATAAAATCAATGAAGTCGCTATCCAACCCTATCTGGCGGAGCAGATGACCTCGATTGAGGCGGTCGATCAAGCCAAAGTGCCTCTTAGGGCTTTTATGTTGGAGCAAACCCGGCTCAAAGATTTAGATACCCTGGCGCAAATGGCGGGAGTAGAAGCCGAGCAGCCGACGGATCTGCCGATGACAGTGATCATTCCGGCTTTTGTGATCAGCGAATTGAAAACCGCGTTTCAAATCGGGTTTATTTTATTTATTCCCTTTTTGATCATTGATTTAGTGGTTGCCAGTATCTTGATGGCCATGGGTATGATGATGTTATCGCCTATGATAGTTTCTCTGCCGTTTAAACTGATGTTATTTGTGCTGGTAGACGGCTGGAATCTGGTGATAGGCACCATAGCCACCAGTTACGGCATGGGTGCAGTGTAA
- the flhA gene encoding flagellar biosynthesis protein FlhA, translating into MQLAAYFNKFDKSKLSYFSGLGTPLLVMATLGMVILPMPALLLDVLFSFNIALALVVLLITVYTLKPLDFGSFPAVLLIATILRLALNVASTRVVLLEGHEGGDAAGKVIEAFGSVVIGGNYAVGLVVFLILIIINFVVVTKGAGRISEVTARFTLDAMPGKQMAIDADLNAGFIDQDQARARREEVTNEADFYGSMDGASKFVKGDAIAGILILFINIIGGLIIGMVQHDLSFDNAVEIYTLLTIGDGLVAQIPGLLLSVGTAIVVTRQNTSEDMGSQVSGQLGQEKSLYIAAGVMFVMGIVPGMPHFVFLFFAAVIGAGAYLGGKHKAKKAVELAQAQEQEQVETQQQEAEVKELDWDDVNHVDIIGLEIGYRLIPLVDKAQGGELLSRIKGVRKKLSQEFGFLVPAVHIRDNLDLDPNCYQISLMGVAVGTAEIRHDQELAINPGQVFGQLEGTVTKDPAFGLDAVWINQNQREHAQTLGYTVVDAATVLATHLSQILTNNAAQLLGHEEVQNLMDILAKSYPKLVEGLIPDILPLGTVVKVLQNLMNEGVAVRDMRSIVQTLVEYGPKSQDTEVLTAAVRIAIRKFIIQDLVGPAIEIPVITLSPELEQMLHQSMQMAGDDGAGIEPGLAERMQKSLSEGVQQQEMAGDAPILLTSGILRSVLAKFTKYTIPSLRVVSYQEIPDDKQIKIVSVIGQ; encoded by the coding sequence ATGCAATTAGCAGCGTATTTTAATAAGTTCGACAAAAGTAAATTAAGCTACTTTTCCGGTTTAGGTACCCCTTTATTGGTGATGGCAACCTTAGGCATGGTGATCTTGCCGATGCCCGCTTTGCTTTTGGATGTGCTCTTTTCCTTTAATATCGCCCTGGCGCTGGTGGTATTACTTATTACCGTTTATACCTTAAAACCCCTGGACTTTGGCTCATTCCCCGCCGTGTTGCTGATTGCCACCATATTACGTCTGGCGCTAAATGTTGCCAGTACCCGGGTGGTTTTGCTTGAAGGCCATGAAGGCGGCGATGCGGCGGGTAAAGTCATCGAAGCCTTCGGCTCTGTGGTGATTGGCGGTAACTATGCCGTCGGGCTGGTGGTGTTTTTAATTTTGATCATTATCAATTTTGTCGTGGTCACTAAAGGTGCAGGCCGGATTTCGGAAGTTACCGCCCGCTTTACCCTGGATGCCATGCCGGGTAAGCAGATGGCGATTGACGCCGATTTAAATGCCGGTTTTATCGACCAGGATCAGGCCCGTGCCAGACGCGAGGAAGTCACCAATGAAGCGGATTTTTATGGTTCTATGGACGGTGCCAGTAAGTTTGTTAAAGGGGATGCCATTGCCGGTATCCTGATCTTGTTCATCAATATTATCGGCGGTTTAATCATAGGCATGGTGCAGCATGACCTGTCTTTTGACAATGCCGTTGAAATTTATACCCTGCTGACCATAGGTGATGGTCTGGTGGCGCAAATCCCCGGCCTGTTATTATCGGTTGGCACCGCCATAGTGGTTACCCGTCAAAATACCTCGGAAGACATGGGCTCCCAGGTCAGCGGTCAGCTGGGGCAGGAGAAATCTTTATATATTGCCGCCGGTGTGATGTTTGTTATGGGCATCGTGCCGGGCATGCCACACTTTGTCTTTTTATTCTTTGCCGCTGTGATCGGCGCCGGTGCCTATTTGGGCGGCAAACATAAAGCGAAGAAGGCGGTAGAGCTGGCCCAGGCACAGGAGCAGGAGCAGGTGGAAACCCAGCAACAGGAAGCGGAAGTGAAAGAGCTGGACTGGGATGATGTTAACCATGTTGATATTATCGGCCTGGAAATCGGTTACCGCTTGATCCCTCTGGTGGATAAGGCGCAGGGCGGTGAACTGCTTAGCCGCATCAAAGGGGTGCGGAAAAAACTTTCTCAGGAATTTGGCTTTCTTGTACCCGCGGTGCATATCCGGGATAACTTAGACTTAGACCCTAACTGCTATCAGATCTCCCTGATGGGGGTAGCGGTAGGTACGGCGGAAATCCGTCACGATCAGGAGTTGGCCATTAACCCCGGCCAGGTCTTTGGTCAGCTCGAAGGCACAGTTACCAAAGATCCGGCTTTTGGCCTGGATGCGGTATGGATCAATCAGAATCAGCGTGAGCATGCCCAAACTTTAGGTTATACCGTGGTGGATGCGGCAACGGTGCTGGCGACCCATTTAAGCCAGATATTGACCAATAATGCAGCTCAGCTGCTGGGTCATGAAGAAGTACAAAACCTGATGGATATCCTGGCGAAAAGTTATCCTAAGCTGGTGGAAGGCCTGATCCCGGATATCCTGCCGTTAGGGACTGTGGTTAAAGTATTGCAGAACCTGATGAATGAAGGGGTTGCGGTACGGGATATGAGAAGCATAGTCCAGACCCTGGTGGAGTACGGTCCCAAGAGCCAGGATACCGAAGTATTAACCGCCGCGGTGCGCATCGCTATCCGTAAATTTATTATCCAGGACCTGGTAGGCCCTGCGATTGAAATCCCCGTCATAACTTTGTCGCCAGAATTGGAACAGATGTTGCATCAGTCTATGCAGATGGCCGGAGATGATGGCGCAGGCATAGAACCAGGTTTGGCAGAACGCATGCAAAAATCATTATCCGAAGGGGTACAGCAGCAGGAAATGGCTGGCGACGCCCCGATATTACTGACATCAGGGATTTTACGCTCGGTACTGGCGAAATTTACCAAGTATACGATTCCAAGTCTGCGGGTGGTTTCCTATCAGGAGATTCCCGACGACAAACAAATTAAGATTGTCAGTGTTATCGGCCAGTAA
- the fliQ gene encoding flagellar biosynthesis protein FliQ, translating to MGPEVFVDILRDALFLVIVLVSAVIVPSLLVGLVVAIFQAATSINEQTLSFLPRLLVTLMALIAGGHWLVQKLMDYTFRLIASIPSVIS from the coding sequence ATGGGACCCGAAGTTTTTGTTGATATCTTACGTGATGCCCTGTTCCTGGTGATCGTGCTGGTGAGCGCGGTTATCGTGCCCAGCCTGCTGGTCGGCCTGGTAGTGGCGATTTTCCAGGCAGCAACCTCGATTAACGAACAAACCTTAAGCTTTTTACCGCGTTTACTGGTGACCCTGATGGCACTGATCGCCGGCGGTCATTGGCTGGTGCAAAAATTAATGGATTATACCTTCCGTCTGATAGCCAGTATTCCCAGTGTGATCAGCTGA
- the flhB gene encoding flagellar biosynthesis protein FlhB — MADSDSGEKTEEPTAKKLSDARKKGQIARSKELGTMFVLVGSASALLMTGESLVAALSTMMKRLFSLSREETMDIHALYQVVSDSVASVAAPLLWMFFIIMLAAFIGNTLLGGMSFSWGAMAPKFSKLSPLAGFKRMFGVQAMVEFVKSLLKFFVVFIVAYLLLSGLFDQILGLSLESIPNNFGHAVDMLLWMFMALTFSLIIIAVVDAPYQSWNHNRQLKMTKQEIKDEMKNSEGNPQTKGRIRQKQYEMSQRRMMQEVPNADVVVTNPTHYSVALKYDADQGGAPVVVAKGIDEMAMHIRTIAKEHGVEIVQSPALARSLYYTAEIDQDIPEELFAAVAQILAFLFQLKAHRKGKGRRPQALAKNLPIPEEFRY, encoded by the coding sequence ATGGCTGATTCCGACAGCGGGGAAAAGACCGAAGAACCGACGGCGAAAAAGCTGTCGGACGCCCGAAAAAAGGGCCAGATAGCCAGATCCAAAGAGCTGGGCACTATGTTTGTGCTGGTCGGCAGTGCCAGCGCCCTGTTGATGACCGGAGAGTCCCTGGTAGCAGCCTTATCTACCATGATGAAGCGGCTGTTTAGTCTTTCCCGCGAGGAAACCATGGATATCCACGCCCTGTACCAGGTGGTCAGTGACAGTGTTGCTTCGGTAGCCGCGCCTTTGCTGTGGATGTTTTTCATTATCATGCTGGCGGCCTTTATCGGCAATACCCTGCTTGGCGGCATGAGTTTTTCCTGGGGAGCGATGGCACCTAAATTCAGTAAACTTTCCCCTTTGGCGGGCTTTAAACGTATGTTTGGCGTGCAGGCCATGGTGGAATTTGTCAAATCTCTGTTGAAATTCTTTGTTGTCTTTATCGTCGCCTACCTGCTGCTGTCTGGGTTATTTGATCAGATCCTCGGGTTAAGTCTGGAGTCTATCCCGAATAATTTCGGCCATGCGGTGGATATGCTGTTATGGATGTTTATGGCGCTGACCTTTTCGTTAATCATCATTGCCGTCGTCGATGCCCCCTATCAAAGCTGGAATCATAACCGCCAGTTAAAAATGACCAAGCAGGAAATCAAGGATGAGATGAAAAACTCCGAAGGTAACCCGCAAACCAAAGGGCGTATTCGCCAGAAACAATATGAGATGTCGCAGCGGCGTATGATGCAGGAAGTGCCCAATGCCGATGTGGTGGTGACCAACCCCACCCATTATTCGGTGGCGTTGAAATATGATGCCGATCAGGGGGGGGCGCCGGTTGTCGTGGCCAAGGGCATAGACGAAATGGCCATGCATATCCGCACTATCGCCAAAGAGCACGGGGTGGAAATCGTCCAGTCGCCGGCGCTGGCCCGCTCCCTCTATTATACCGCGGAAATCGATCAGGATATCCCGGAAGAGCTTTTTGCTGCGGTGGCACAGATCCTGGCATTTCTCTTCCAGCTTAAAGCCCACAGAAAAGGCAAGGGGCGCAGGCCTCAGGCGCTGGCGAAAAACCTGCCTATTCCGGAAGAATTTCGTTACTAG
- a CDS encoding RNA polymerase sigma factor FliA has translation MHTDKSALLERHSVLVKRIAYHLLARLPSSVLVDDLIQSGMIGLFEAANNFDGSKGASFETFAGIRIRGAMLDEIRRGDWTPRSVHKNSRLISDAIRGLETELGRDVTDIEVAEKLDISLNEYHHILNEVSSGKIIGIADLGASEDTINFDEDSHVDDPYQNIEQVAFKKGLSECISTLPEREALVLSLYYDEELNLREIGQVLDISESRVSQIHSQAMHRLKARMQSWKS, from the coding sequence ATGCATACCGACAAATCTGCACTTCTGGAGCGGCACAGCGTATTAGTCAAACGTATTGCCTATCATTTACTGGCCAGGTTACCTTCAAGCGTACTCGTTGATGACCTGATCCAGTCCGGCATGATCGGGCTTTTTGAAGCCGCCAATAATTTTGACGGCAGCAAAGGGGCGAGTTTTGAAACCTTCGCCGGTATCCGCATTCGCGGCGCCATGCTCGATGAAATTCGCCGCGGCGACTGGACCCCGAGATCTGTCCATAAAAACAGCCGGCTGATCAGTGACGCTATCCGGGGGCTGGAAACAGAATTGGGCCGGGATGTGACCGATATAGAAGTTGCTGAAAAACTTGATATTTCATTGAATGAATACCATCATATATTAAACGAAGTCAGTAGTGGCAAAATAATAGGCATCGCAGATCTTGGTGCCAGTGAAGATACCATCAATTTTGATGAAGACAGCCACGTTGATGATCCTTATCAAAACATCGAACAGGTTGCCTTTAAAAAAGGGTTGAGCGAGTGTATTTCTACTTTACCTGAGCGAGAAGCTTTAGTACTGTCCTTGTATTATGATGAAGAATTAAATTTGCGTGAAATTGGCCAGGTACTGGATATCAGTGAATCCAGGGTCAGCCAAATTCACTCTCAGGCGATGCATAGGTTAAAAGCACGTATGCAATCCTGGAAAAGTTAA
- the cheY gene encoding chemotaxis response regulator CheY, with the protein MDKNMKVLVVDDFSTMRRIVKNLLRDLGFTNISEADDGSTALPMLQGGDFDFVVTDWNMPGMQGIDLLKAIRADERLSHIPVLLITAEAKKEQIVMAAQAGVNGYIVKPFTAATLKTKLDKIFERLG; encoded by the coding sequence TTGGATAAAAATATGAAAGTTCTTGTAGTTGATGACTTTTCAACGATGAGACGAATAGTTAAAAACTTGTTACGGGATTTAGGTTTCACTAACATTTCAGAAGCGGACGACGGCAGCACAGCTTTGCCTATGCTTCAGGGGGGAGACTTTGATTTTGTCGTAACCGACTGGAATATGCCCGGTATGCAGGGGATTGACCTGTTAAAGGCAATACGCGCCGATGAGCGTTTATCGCATATCCCGGTATTGTTGATCACCGCCGAAGCGAAAAAAGAACAAATCGTCATGGCAGCGCAAGCCGGCGTTAACGGTTATATTGTTAAGCCGTTTACTGCTGCGACCTTAAAAACAAAACTTGATAAGATTTTTGAACGTTTAGGTTAA
- the fliR gene encoding flagellar biosynthetic protein FliR: MEFTESVVNQFMADFLLPLSRITALVMTMIGLSSQTIPAPIKLAFSVAITVAIMPAIPPSNVGNLFSFATVILVAKQTIIGVLIGFVTVLVINTFTLAGQIIAMQTGLGFASLVDPVSGMNVPAVGQFFLILSSLLFWAMDGHLIYLQFITASFETIPVSSTHIYPSVRFKELVEWASWMFATALSLSLAPLTAMLLVNFSFGIMTRAAPQLNIFAIGFPITMCAGLIIMWLTMGNFLTHFELQWQRAVDFSCYLINCRARS; the protein is encoded by the coding sequence ATGGAGTTTACCGAATCAGTTGTTAACCAGTTTATGGCTGATTTCCTCTTGCCCCTGTCGAGGATCACGGCACTGGTGATGACCATGATAGGTTTAAGCTCACAAACGATACCGGCACCGATCAAACTGGCATTTTCTGTGGCCATCACGGTGGCGATTATGCCGGCGATTCCCCCCTCAAATGTCGGGAATTTATTCTCCTTTGCCACCGTGATCCTGGTGGCGAAACAAACCATTATCGGCGTCCTGATTGGCTTTGTGACGGTTTTGGTGATCAATACCTTTACCCTGGCGGGTCAAATCATCGCCATGCAGACCGGTTTAGGTTTTGCCTCGTTAGTAGATCCCGTCAGCGGCATGAATGTCCCGGCGGTGGGACAATTTTTCCTGATTTTATCTTCCCTATTATTTTGGGCGATGGACGGGCACCTTATTTACCTGCAATTTATTACCGCCAGTTTTGAGACCATTCCGGTTTCCAGCACCCATATCTATCCCAGTGTCCGTTTTAAAGAGCTGGTGGAGTGGGCCAGCTGGATGTTTGCCACCGCCTTGTCGCTATCGCTTGCCCCGCTTACCGCCATGCTGCTGGTAAACTTTTCTTTTGGCATCATGACCCGGGCGGCGCCGCAGTTGAATATTTTTGCCATAGGTTTTCCGATTACCATGTGTGCGGGATTAATTATCATGTGGCTGACGATGGGCAACTTTCTTACCCACTTTGAACTGCAGTGGCAGCGTGCAGTAGACTTTAGCTGTTACCTGATAAATTGCCGGGCAAGATCATGA
- a CDS encoding MinD/ParA family protein codes for MIDQASGLRKMQDLQQIKVIAVSGGKGGVGKTNVSLNTSIALAQQGKRVLVLDADLGLANVDVMLGLRVQRNLSHVLSGECELDDIIIKGPAGINIIPASSGTQSMVDLTPAEHAGLIRAFSDMHGQFDVLVVDTAAGISDMVLSFCRAAQDVMLVVCDEPTSITDCYALMKLLSRDHDVFKFKVVANMVRSPKEGQQLFGKLTKVTDRFLDVALELVAVIPFDEHIRKSVRKQKAVIEAFPESPAAQAFKALAKRVISWPVPKQASGHLEFFIEQLLEH; via the coding sequence ATGATAGATCAAGCGAGTGGCTTACGAAAAATGCAAGATTTACAACAAATCAAAGTCATTGCTGTATCAGGAGGAAAAGGGGGGGTCGGTAAAACGAATGTTTCACTCAATACCTCTATTGCTCTGGCACAACAAGGCAAACGAGTTTTAGTACTTGATGCCGATTTAGGTTTAGCGAATGTTGATGTGATGCTGGGCCTGAGAGTTCAGCGCAACCTGTCCCATGTCTTGTCCGGGGAATGTGAGCTTGATGATATCATTATCAAAGGGCCCGCCGGTATCAATATTATCCCGGCCAGTTCCGGTACCCAGTCCATGGTCGACTTGACGCCGGCAGAGCATGCCGGTTTGATCCGCGCCTTTAGCGATATGCATGGTCAGTTTGATGTGCTGGTGGTGGATACCGCCGCCGGTATTTCCGATATGGTGCTCAGTTTTTGTCGTGCTGCCCAGGATGTGATGTTAGTGGTGTGTGATGAACCTACCTCTATTACCGACTGTTACGCCCTGATGAAGCTATTAAGCCGGGACCATGATGTTTTTAAATTTAAAGTCGTGGCCAATATGGTACGCAGTCCTAAGGAAGGGCAACAACTTTTTGGTAAACTGACCAAGGTTACCGATCGCTTCCTTGACGTTGCCCTGGAGCTGGTGGCGGTGATCCCCTTTGATGAGCATATCCGCAAATCGGTAAGAAAACAAAAGGCGGTTATTGAAGCATTTCCCGAGTCCCCTGCCGCGCAAGCGTTTAAAGCGCTGGCAAAACGTGTTATCAGCTGGCCTGTCCCGAAACAGGCATCGGGCCATTTAGAGTTTTTTATCGAGCAGTTATTAGAGCATTAA
- the flhF gene encoding flagellar biosynthesis protein FlhF, with translation MKIRRFVAKDMRTALTQIKEELGADAVIMSNKKIPEGVELMAAVDYNQVVPEARNEEAEVASGNPAAALPPSANGRAMENDVVMLGQQKAAAIQNAMAQQGIPQTAMPQGATAPANTDTVSVPADSLSALLQRQAQSNANTAAQTPQATVAQTPSRQQEAPLGSIEEQFKNFTQRLEQSSVAADDNNLARNNGQENAGQENDMFAEMDNGFDSQTQASTLSSAAMNSHGGAVAQQDFDNMKKEMASIRQLLEHQVSGLMWQDMAQKDPSRALLVSRLKALGVTEQLADQIAGYVPANVNEEDAWEQACELMTRQINTTNNDIIHRGGVVALVGPTGVGKTTTVAKLAARFAQIHGAEQVAMISTDTYRIGGYEQLATYGRIIGCQVKQAKDAQALDALIQQFGKKKLILIDTAGMGQRDMRLAQHLTTLIANARVRIRNYLVLGANAQQRVMQENVERFKKVPLSGCIYTKLDESLSIGEIISTSIQNGLPISYLTDGQRVPEDIKVANAEKLVTLADKMANKVAGNNPGGWQSVSMNPAAVV, from the coding sequence GTGAAAATTAGACGTTTTGTAGCGAAAGATATGCGAACAGCATTAACGCAGATAAAAGAAGAGTTAGGTGCTGATGCCGTTATTATGTCCAATAAAAAGATCCCGGAAGGGGTCGAGCTGATGGCGGCGGTTGATTATAACCAGGTGGTACCGGAAGCCCGTAACGAAGAAGCGGAAGTGGCAAGCGGCAACCCTGCTGCCGCTTTGCCCCCGTCAGCCAATGGCCGGGCGATGGAAAATGATGTGGTGATGTTGGGCCAGCAAAAGGCTGCTGCCATCCAAAATGCTATGGCGCAACAGGGAATACCACAAACGGCCATGCCCCAAGGAGCTACTGCACCGGCAAATACTGATACCGTGAGTGTACCGGCAGACAGCTTATCGGCGTTGCTGCAGCGCCAGGCCCAAAGCAATGCCAATACCGCAGCTCAAACGCCTCAAGCCACTGTGGCCCAAACCCCGAGTCGACAGCAAGAAGCGCCGCTAGGCAGTATCGAAGAGCAGTTTAAGAACTTTACCCAAAGATTGGAACAGTCAAGTGTTGCCGCGGATGACAATAATTTGGCGCGCAATAACGGCCAGGAAAATGCCGGTCAAGAAAATGACATGTTTGCCGAGATGGATAATGGCTTTGACAGTCAAACCCAGGCGAGCACCCTGAGTTCAGCTGCCATGAACTCCCATGGCGGCGCCGTTGCCCAGCAAGACTTCGACAACATGAAGAAAGAAATGGCTTCTATCCGTCAATTGCTAGAGCATCAGGTATCCGGTTTGATGTGGCAGGATATGGCGCAAAAAGATCCCTCCCGTGCACTCCTGGTAAGTCGTTTAAAAGCCCTTGGCGTGACCGAGCAGCTGGCGGATCAAATTGCCGGTTATGTGCCCGCCAATGTCAATGAAGAAGATGCCTGGGAGCAGGCCTGTGAGTTAATGACCCGGCAAATCAATACCACCAATAACGATATTATTCACCGCGGCGGTGTGGTGGCCTTAGTCGGCCCGACCGGCGTAGGTAAAACCACGACCGTGGCCAAACTGGCCGCCCGCTTTGCCCAGATCCACGGCGCCGAACAGGTGGCGATGATTTCAACCGACACCTACCGTATCGGCGGTTATGAGCAGCTGGCCACTTATGGCCGCATTATCGGCTGCCAGGTCAAGCAGGCGAAAGATGCCCAGGCCCTGGATGCGCTTATCCAGCAATTTGGTAAAAAGAAACTTATCCTTATCGATACCGCGGGTATGGGACAAAGAGATATGCGTTTAGCGCAACACTTAACTACCTTAATTGCCAATGCCCGTGTTAGAATCAGGAACTATCTGGTATTAGGTGCCAATGCACAACAAAGAGTGATGCAGGAAAACGTTGAGCGCTTTAAAAAAGTGCCTTTATCTGGATGTATTTATACTAAACTTGACGAAAGTCTAAGTATTGGCGAAATTATTTCTACATCCATTCAAAATGGCTTGCCAATAAGTTATCTTACTGACGGTCAAAGAGTTCCTGAAGATATTAAAGTTGCAAATGCCGAGAAATTAGTTACTCTTGCTGATAAAATGGCAAATAAAGTCGCAGGCAATAATCCCGGGGGATGGCAATCTGTTTCGATGAACCCTGCAGCAGTTGTATAA